A DNA window from Solirubrobacterales bacterium contains the following coding sequences:
- a CDS encoding DNA recombination protein RmuC, translating to MKQETELGEQQLKARQQEIDKGLENIRTELKGVREFVTNTDKQRVESFGQIAEAVKQSREATQVLQQNTQKLNEALSGSQSRGAWGEHVAEDVLRIAGFIEGVSYRKQQTTSEGSRPDFTFLLPDERTLNMDVKMPMAAFNRYLEAETDPERDAAAKEFLRDTRSRIKEVTTRDYINPSAGTLDYTLVFIPNEQIYGFIHEQDATIINFALQNHVVICSPLTLFAVLAVIRQSSDNFRLESKTREIQGAIGTFRAQWEKYKEQTAKVNRAFETSSRAWADLTGVRERELDKTIDKIDGLKSGAEELAAPEFEPEVLSLLSSEDN from the coding sequence TTGAAGCAAGAGACCGAGCTCGGCGAGCAGCAGCTCAAAGCCCGCCAACAAGAGATCGACAAGGGCCTCGAGAACATCCGCACCGAGCTGAAGGGCGTACGCGAGTTCGTCACCAACACCGACAAGCAGCGCGTCGAGAGCTTCGGCCAGATCGCAGAAGCCGTAAAGCAGTCGCGCGAGGCAACTCAGGTTCTCCAGCAGAACACCCAGAAGCTCAACGAAGCGCTTTCCGGCAGCCAGTCCCGCGGCGCATGGGGCGAGCACGTAGCCGAGGACGTGCTGCGCATCGCCGGCTTCATCGAGGGCGTCAGCTACAGAAAGCAGCAGACCACTTCCGAGGGCAGCCGCCCTGACTTCACGTTTCTGCTGCCCGACGAGCGCACTTTGAACATGGACGTGAAGATGCCGATGGCGGCATTCAACCGTTACCTCGAGGCCGAAACCGATCCCGAGAGGGACGCCGCCGCGAAAGAGTTTCTGCGTGACACGCGGAGCCGCATCAAGGAAGTCACCACGCGCGACTACATCAACCCTTCAGCGGGAACGCTCGACTACACGCTCGTGTTCATTCCGAACGAACAGATCTACGGCTTCATCCACGAACAGGACGCCACGATCATCAACTTCGCGCTGCAGAATCATGTCGTGATCTGCTCGCCGCTCACGCTCTTCGCGGTGCTCGCTGTGATCCGCCAGTCCTCGGACAACTTCCGTCTTGAGTCAAAGACCCGCGAGATCCAGGGCGCGATCGGAACTTTCCGCGCGCAATGGGAGAAATACAAAGAGCAGACCGCAAAGGTCAATCGCGCGTTCGAAACTTCCTCACGGGCATGGGCCGACCTCACTGGCGTGCGGGAACGAGAGCTCGACAAGACGATCGACAAGATCGACGGCTTGAAGAGTGGCGCCGAAGAACTCGCTGCGCCCGAGTTTGAACCCGAAGTGCTCAGCCTGTTGTCCAGCGAAGACAACTGA
- a CDS encoding SRPBCC family protein — MAHYKAIVNTELPPEQAFALMADFSNAEGWDPATIESKQLGDGPVAAGARFELTMEIFGRENSIVYEIVEFDAPNRVVLRGENSGSVSIDEISVAPHESGSTVTYEATVTMKGAYKVIGPLFAPVFKKMGDEAREKIAPWLNQHASVPS; from the coding sequence GTGGCTCACTACAAAGCGATTGTGAATACTGAACTTCCGCCTGAGCAGGCGTTTGCGCTCATGGCCGACTTCTCCAACGCGGAGGGCTGGGATCCAGCCACGATTGAATCCAAACAACTTGGCGACGGCCCGGTAGCAGCCGGCGCACGCTTCGAATTGACTATGGAGATCTTCGGCCGTGAAAACTCGATCGTCTACGAGATCGTCGAATTCGACGCGCCGAATCGGGTCGTACTTCGCGGCGAGAACTCGGGCTCGGTTTCGATCGACGAGATCTCCGTGGCGCCGCACGAAAGTGGCTCGACTGTTACCTATGAAGCAACGGTAACCATGAAAGGCGCATACAAAGTGATCGGTCCGCTGTTCGCGCCCGTCTTCAAGAAGATGGGCGACGAGGCGCGCGAAAAGATCGCGCCCTGGCTCAATCAGCACGCGTCCGTCCCCTCGTGA
- a CDS encoding DUF2742 domain-containing protein — MSCCSPSSVSCFKCDLARLRKLSVCFWATALCDSSRRISSSRSWAARSRSSWAKSSVLRAASARGWTKTM, encoded by the coding sequence TTGAGCTGCTGCTCGCCGAGCTCGGTCTCTTGCTTCAAGTGTGACTTGGCGAGATTGAGAAAACTCTCGGTCTGCTTCTGGGCGACGGCGCTCTGCGACTCGAGCAGGCGGATCTCCAGCTCGCGTTCGTGGGCGGCGCGATCGCGCTCGAGCTGGGCGAAGAGCTCGGTGCTGCGCGCGGCTTCGGCGCGGGGTTGGACAAAGACGATGTAG
- a CDS encoding leucine--tRNA ligase, giving the protein MADTSEIQHLKYDPSLIEPKWQKIWGDEKTWHVSNKPDGRPSSYVLEMLPYPSGEPHMGHMKVYSVGDALAHYRRRNGMRVMHPMGYDSFGLPAENFAIKTGRPPLESTEDAIAEFRRQFETWGVSIDWDREFGTHQPTYYRWTQWIFLKLFEAGLAYQKEAAVNWCPNDQTVLANEQVVDGHCERCGHAVEIKQLKQWFFKITDYADRLLSDMSTELDGWPQNVKTMQKNWIGRSEGAEVIFKCHTISEDYPVFTTRPDTLFGATFFVMSPEHPDIARIAEGTGQEEAVREYVNASAQKTKEERGADDKEKTGVYLGRTITNPVNGEEIPMYVADYVLMEYGTGAIMAVPAHDQRDYEFADKFGIEIRQVIAPASDEVEVPEGAAYVSSTGSDVLVNSGEFTGESSVEAKAKITNWLKDSGRGESTVNYKLRDWLISRQRYWGCPIPVVHCKDCGTVAVPEARLPVELPEISDYLPKGKSPLAAATDWLEVTCPECKGPAERETDTMDTFVDSSWYFMRYTDAKNDREPWHRAVLNEWMPVDNYIGGVEHAILHLMYARFFTKALHDLGLVGATEPFKNLFTQGMITRDGAKMSKSRGNVISPRSYVEKYGADTARAYVLFIGPPEQDADWDDKGVEGVHRFLARLWRLGLEVETAGAGSGVAAPESVNSDAANTVMRKASWAIDKVTADMEGRFAFNTAIAAVMELINELYKQKEALVSEGGESAQALRFAAASAASLLFPFAPHVSAEVYEVLGGGRVWETDWPKADESFLKSDEITLVVQVNGKVRDKITAAADASQDELLDLAKSSEKIAGYVEGKELVKEIVVPGKLVNLVIR; this is encoded by the coding sequence ATGGCCGACACAAGTGAAATCCAGCACCTCAAGTACGACCCGTCCCTGATCGAGCCGAAGTGGCAGAAGATCTGGGGCGACGAGAAGACTTGGCACGTCAGCAACAAGCCCGACGGACGCCCCAGCTCCTACGTGCTGGAGATGCTCCCATACCCGTCCGGCGAGCCGCACATGGGCCACATGAAGGTCTATTCAGTGGGCGACGCGCTCGCACACTACCGCCGCCGCAACGGCATGCGCGTGATGCATCCGATGGGCTACGACAGCTTCGGGCTACCGGCTGAAAACTTCGCTATCAAGACGGGCCGCCCGCCGCTCGAGTCAACTGAGGACGCGATCGCAGAGTTCCGTCGTCAGTTCGAGACCTGGGGCGTATCGATCGACTGGGACCGTGAGTTCGGCACCCACCAACCGACTTACTACCGCTGGACGCAGTGGATCTTCCTGAAGCTCTTCGAAGCTGGCCTCGCCTACCAGAAGGAAGCGGCCGTCAACTGGTGTCCGAACGACCAGACCGTGCTCGCCAATGAGCAGGTCGTGGACGGCCACTGCGAGCGCTGCGGCCACGCGGTCGAGATCAAGCAACTCAAGCAGTGGTTTTTCAAGATCACTGATTACGCCGATCGCCTGCTCAGCGATATGTCCACCGAGCTCGACGGTTGGCCGCAGAACGTCAAGACGATGCAGAAGAACTGGATCGGGCGATCTGAAGGCGCCGAGGTGATCTTCAAGTGCCACACGATCAGCGAGGACTATCCCGTCTTCACCACGCGCCCGGACACGCTCTTTGGCGCGACGTTCTTTGTGATGTCGCCCGAGCACCCCGACATCGCGCGCATCGCCGAAGGCACCGGTCAGGAAGAAGCTGTGCGCGAGTACGTCAACGCGAGCGCACAGAAGACAAAGGAAGAGCGCGGCGCCGACGACAAAGAGAAGACCGGCGTCTATCTCGGACGCACGATCACCAACCCGGTCAACGGCGAAGAGATCCCGATGTATGTCGCCGACTACGTCTTGATGGAGTACGGCACCGGCGCGATCATGGCCGTGCCCGCGCACGACCAACGCGACTACGAGTTTGCAGACAAGTTCGGGATCGAGATCCGACAGGTGATCGCTCCGGCGAGCGACGAGGTTGAAGTGCCTGAGGGCGCCGCCTACGTCAGTTCTACTGGCAGCGACGTGCTCGTCAACAGCGGCGAGTTCACGGGTGAGAGCTCAGTCGAGGCCAAGGCCAAGATCACCAACTGGCTGAAGGATTCGGGCCGCGGCGAGAGCACCGTCAACTACAAACTTCGCGACTGGTTGATCAGTCGTCAGCGCTATTGGGGTTGTCCGATCCCGGTGGTGCACTGCAAGGACTGCGGCACCGTTGCCGTTCCCGAGGCGCGCCTGCCCGTGGAGCTGCCCGAGATCAGCGACTACCTGCCCAAGGGCAAGTCGCCGCTTGCTGCCGCAACCGACTGGCTCGAGGTCACCTGCCCTGAGTGCAAGGGCCCGGCCGAGCGCGAGACCGACACGATGGACACGTTCGTCGATTCGTCGTGGTACTTCATGCGTTACACCGACGCGAAGAACGACCGCGAGCCGTGGCACCGCGCCGTGCTCAACGAGTGGATGCCGGTGGACAACTACATCGGCGGCGTCGAGCACGCGATTCTGCACCTGATGTACGCGCGCTTCTTCACGAAGGCGCTCCACGATCTTGGCCTGGTCGGCGCGACCGAACCATTCAAGAACCTCTTCACGCAGGGCATGATCACTCGCGACGGCGCAAAGATGAGCAAATCGCGCGGCAACGTGATCAGTCCGCGCAGCTATGTCGAGAAGTACGGCGCTGACACTGCGCGCGCCTACGTGCTCTTCATCGGCCCACCAGAGCAGGACGCCGACTGGGACGACAAGGGCGTCGAAGGAGTTCATCGTTTCCTTGCGCGGCTCTGGCGCCTTGGCCTTGAGGTCGAGACTGCTGGGGCTGGATCGGGCGTTGCCGCTCCAGAGTCGGTCAATTCCGATGCCGCGAACACCGTGATGCGCAAGGCCAGCTGGGCGATCGACAAAGTCACCGCCGACATGGAGGGCCGCTTCGCCTTCAACACCGCGATCGCCGCTGTGATGGAGCTGATCAATGAGCTCTACAAGCAGAAGGAAGCGCTGGTCAGCGAGGGCGGCGAGAGCGCCCAGGCGTTGCGCTTTGCCGCCGCATCTGCCGCTTCGTTGCTGTTCCCGTTTGCTCCGCACGTTTCGGCCGAGGTTTACGAAGTGCTTGGCGGCGGCCGCGTCTGGGAGACCGACTGGCCCAAGGCCGATGAGAGTTTCCTGAAGTCCGACGAGATCACGCTGGTCGTTCAGGTCAACGGCAAGGTGCGCGACAAGATCACGGCTGCGGCCGATGCATCTCAGGACGAGTTGCTTGATCTCGCGAAGTCGTCAGAGAAGATCGCCGGGTATGTCGAGGGCAAGGAGCTCGTCAAGGAGATCGTCGTGCCCGGCAAGCTTGTGAACCTCGTCATTCGTTGA
- a CDS encoding DUF2236 domain-containing protein — MEARHASDRAVERETAALESRKPFSRFTRDRLAEIDAQLDEHADWGLFGPESVAWKIHSHPITIVGGFRALMIQALHPLAMAGVTEFSDFKTDPLGRFRRTAQYVHHVVFSDTDSAHAAAARVRAVHDHIHGTDPVTGREFSANDPDTLLWVHCAQAYSFLVARREFVGDLTDADQERYLKEFVVAGELMGIPTAMIPASREEYREYFASMIPQLCASKAAVETISFVAKPDLRLVSVKDWPFAVNLKWAGHAAATLMPRSLRQMSGLQKPGRSDWALRRWTAVNAKAMDRALGYDAVANSLDGYAAKKMGTGVTPRPRRH; from the coding sequence ATGGAAGCTCGCCACGCATCCGACCGCGCCGTTGAGCGCGAGACCGCGGCACTCGAATCGCGCAAGCCATTCAGCCGCTTCACCCGCGACCGCCTCGCGGAGATCGACGCACAGCTGGACGAGCACGCCGACTGGGGATTGTTCGGCCCCGAGAGCGTCGCCTGGAAGATCCACTCGCACCCGATCACGATCGTCGGTGGGTTCCGCGCGCTGATGATTCAGGCGCTCCACCCGCTCGCGATGGCCGGCGTCACGGAGTTCTCAGACTTCAAGACCGATCCGCTCGGTCGCTTTCGTCGCACGGCGCAGTATGTGCACCACGTTGTCTTCTCGGACACCGATTCCGCGCATGCGGCTGCAGCGCGCGTGCGCGCGGTCCACGACCACATTCACGGCACCGACCCGGTGACCGGCCGCGAGTTCTCGGCCAACGATCCAGACACACTGCTCTGGGTCCACTGCGCGCAGGCCTATTCATTCCTCGTCGCCCGTCGCGAGTTCGTCGGCGACCTGACCGACGCGGACCAGGAGCGCTACCTGAAGGAGTTCGTCGTTGCCGGCGAACTGATGGGCATTCCGACCGCAATGATCCCGGCCTCCCGCGAGGAGTACCGCGAGTACTTCGCGTCGATGATCCCGCAGCTCTGCGCCAGCAAGGCCGCGGTCGAGACGATCTCATTTGTCGCCAAACCAGACCTTCGCCTCGTCTCCGTCAAGGACTGGCCGTTCGCCGTCAACCTGAAGTGGGCTGGCCACGCCGCCGCCACACTGATGCCCCGTTCGCTTCGCCAGATGTCCGGCCTGCAGAAGCCGGGACGCAGCGACTGGGCTCTACGCCGCTGGACCGCGGTGAACGCCAAGGCGATGGACCGCGCGCTTGGCTACGACGCCGTTGCGAACTCGCTCGACGGGTACGCGGCCAAGAAGATGGGGACCGGCGTGACGCCGCGCCCGCGCAGGCACTAA
- a CDS encoding DUF2867 domain-containing protein → MSPRRVAVIGATGYVGGRLLDRLVADGFAVSALARTPAKLASAVTAAEGAIAVHRADVQDVDSLAEGLEGCEAALYLVHSMGEGASFVDTDTVGARNFAVACEKAGVGQIIYLSGLGSEDGDLSEHLSSRHATGDALREGSVPVTELRAAIVVGSGSASFEIVRDLSRKLPVMVAPKWVSSRCEAIGIRDVVSYLVGTLDEPRTLGQTLDIGCGEVLTYRRMMEICAEEQGRKCVIITVPVLTPRLSSYWLHLVTSVDMKIARPLIEGLRNDVVTQDHRIREWMDVEPADYRTSVRRALDRELGRTRRESRWTDAGLPAKVKPSVKAFKDSRKFETSLAPEELFRRISRIGGSFGYGRTADILWKIRGLIDRIGGGPGLRRGRPFGATLHTGDVVDFWRVVDVDEPASLELVAEMRVPGEARLSWRIEPTESGSTLVQTATLTNENLLSGLYWYSIAPAHNWVFNRMARHLMSA, encoded by the coding sequence GTGAGTCCGCGCCGCGTCGCAGTAATCGGAGCGACCGGCTACGTCGGTGGGCGCCTGCTTGACCGACTGGTTGCCGACGGCTTTGCCGTATCGGCGCTCGCACGAACACCGGCGAAGCTGGCGAGTGCGGTGACCGCCGCTGAGGGTGCGATCGCCGTGCACCGCGCGGATGTGCAAGACGTGGACTCGCTCGCCGAAGGGCTGGAGGGATGCGAAGCCGCGCTCTATCTCGTTCACTCGATGGGCGAGGGAGCGAGCTTCGTGGACACAGACACCGTCGGCGCGAGAAACTTCGCAGTCGCCTGCGAGAAGGCCGGCGTCGGCCAGATCATTTACCTGAGCGGGCTCGGTTCCGAGGACGGCGATCTCTCCGAACACCTCAGCAGTCGGCACGCGACCGGAGATGCCCTGCGCGAAGGTTCGGTGCCCGTAACTGAGCTGCGCGCCGCGATCGTCGTTGGATCGGGGAGCGCGAGCTTTGAGATCGTCCGCGATCTTTCACGCAAGCTTCCTGTGATGGTCGCTCCGAAGTGGGTCAGCAGTCGCTGCGAGGCGATCGGGATCCGCGACGTGGTCAGCTATCTCGTGGGCACGCTCGACGAGCCGCGCACGCTCGGTCAGACGCTCGACATCGGCTGCGGCGAAGTCTTGACTTACCGCCGGATGATGGAGATCTGCGCCGAGGAGCAGGGGCGCAAGTGCGTGATCATCACCGTTCCAGTTCTTACGCCGCGCCTCAGTTCGTACTGGCTCCACCTCGTGACGAGCGTTGACATGAAGATCGCCCGACCGCTGATCGAGGGCCTGCGCAACGACGTCGTCACCCAGGATCATCGGATTCGCGAGTGGATGGATGTTGAACCAGCCGACTACCGCACGTCGGTGCGCCGCGCGCTTGACCGCGAGCTCGGCCGAACTCGTCGCGAGTCGCGTTGGACGGACGCGGGGCTGCCCGCAAAGGTGAAACCTTCGGTCAAAGCATTCAAGGACAGTCGCAAGTTCGAGACGTCGCTCGCTCCGGAAGAGCTTTTCAGGCGCATTTCCCGCATCGGCGGGTCGTTCGGTTACGGACGCACCGCAGACATCCTCTGGAAGATTCGCGGGCTGATCGACCGAATCGGCGGCGGACCGGGACTACGCCGCGGTCGTCCGTTCGGCGCCACGTTGCACACCGGCGACGTTGTTGACTTCTGGCGCGTCGTGGATGTGGATGAGCCGGCGAGCCTTGAGCTTGTTGCCGAGATGCGCGTCCCGGGCGAGGCCCGGCTTTCGTGGCGGATCGAGCCGACGGAATCCGGTTCAACGCTGGTGCAGACGGCCACACTGACCAACGAGAATCTGCTTTCGGGCCTCTACTGGTACTCGATCGCCCCGGCGCACAACTGGGTCTTCAACCGCATGGCGCGGCACCTGATGTCTGCTTGA
- a CDS encoding SDR family oxidoreductase produces MSKNLVITGASTGIGAETARAAVAAGWKVALGARSLDKLEALVEELGEGNAIAVQTDVTDFDQVQRLVDETIEQYGSVEGVFANAGFGAARGFMNESVEHWREMVLTNVLGAALTIRAAMPAIIDSKGQFVLTGSIAGTRALPGSLYSSTKFAVHGMAESLRQELNGTGARVTLIAPGMVDTPFFDNGAGPGALVAEDIARAVIYAIEQPAHVDVNMMLVRPTAQDL; encoded by the coding sequence ATGTCAAAGAACCTCGTAATCACAGGAGCGTCGACCGGAATCGGCGCAGAAACGGCCCGCGCCGCAGTTGCCGCGGGCTGGAAAGTCGCGCTCGGCGCTCGCTCACTCGACAAGCTTGAAGCGCTGGTCGAAGAGCTCGGCGAGGGCAACGCGATCGCCGTCCAGACAGACGTCACGGATTTTGATCAGGTGCAGCGCCTGGTTGACGAGACGATCGAGCAGTACGGAAGCGTCGAGGGCGTCTTCGCAAACGCAGGATTCGGCGCCGCCCGCGGGTTCATGAATGAATCCGTCGAGCACTGGCGCGAGATGGTCCTGACCAACGTGCTCGGCGCCGCGCTCACGATCCGAGCGGCGATGCCGGCGATCATCGACAGCAAGGGCCAGTTCGTGCTGACCGGCAGTATCGCCGGAACTCGCGCGCTTCCCGGCTCGCTCTACTCGTCAACCAAGTTTGCAGTGCACGGCATGGCCGAGTCGCTCCGTCAGGAGCTCAACGGCACAGGAGCTCGCGTGACGCTGATTGCGCCGGGAATGGTTGACACCCCGTTCTTCGACAATGGTGCCGGCCCCGGCGCGCTGGTCGCCGAGGACATCGCCCGCGCAGTGATCTACGCGATCGAGCAGCCCGCGCATGTGGATGTGAACATGATGCTCGTGCGGCCGACGGCGCAAGATCTATAG
- a CDS encoding GGDEF domain-containing protein: MADSWLIRDGMDRERMLDMDKRIQPLRTAALGVLGATLLIGTPWMGVRTIGALLIAVIVAGIFFKVAASKTEDFEKPEYVLFAGWAGAEVLIAICIVITGGATSPALAWMAIPVVTLSARFSTRGVVVGVVTTELLLIAAILSRNTDAILDNPMYQGASVALVLSVAILSTALMRSDVEHRTEAVIDPLTGLLNRTALRNRTVELAQRSAYTAEPVGVIVADIDHFKRINDQHGHAVGDAVLKDIAYVMRKELRAFDLAYRIGGEEFLVLLPGANSEEAKEFADELHKVLGAAPRGGQAVTMSFGVSASRYGDIFDYDKIFEHADAALYLAKNSGRDQVRVADDEKSVAGAGGGFARHASRAS; the protein is encoded by the coding sequence ATGGCAGACTCTTGGCTGATCCGCGACGGTATGGACCGTGAGCGGATGCTCGACATGGATAAGCGCATCCAGCCGCTTCGGACGGCGGCGCTTGGCGTGCTCGGAGCGACTCTGCTCATCGGTACGCCGTGGATGGGCGTGCGCACAATCGGCGCGTTGTTGATTGCCGTAATCGTCGCTGGAATCTTTTTCAAGGTCGCAGCCTCGAAAACGGAAGACTTCGAAAAGCCCGAATACGTTCTCTTTGCGGGCTGGGCCGGAGCGGAGGTCTTGATCGCGATCTGCATCGTGATCACCGGCGGGGCCACGTCGCCGGCACTTGCGTGGATGGCGATTCCAGTCGTGACTTTGAGCGCTCGCTTCTCGACTCGCGGAGTCGTCGTTGGCGTAGTCACAACTGAACTTCTTTTGATTGCGGCGATCCTGTCGCGCAACACCGATGCCATTCTGGACAATCCGATGTATCAGGGGGCGAGCGTCGCCCTGGTCCTTTCCGTCGCCATCCTCTCAACAGCGCTGATGCGTTCAGACGTCGAGCACCGAACCGAAGCCGTGATCGACCCGCTCACCGGTCTGCTAAACCGCACCGCCCTGCGCAATCGCACCGTGGAGCTAGCGCAACGCTCTGCCTACACCGCCGAGCCTGTGGGCGTGATCGTCGCCGACATCGACCACTTCAAGCGCATCAACGACCAGCACGGGCATGCCGTCGGCGACGCAGTGCTCAAGGACATCGCCTACGTGATGCGCAAGGAGCTGCGTGCCTTCGACCTTGCTTACCGAATCGGCGGCGAGGAATTTCTCGTGCTTCTGCCGGGCGCGAACTCCGAAGAAGCGAAGGAATTCGCCGACGAGCTCCACAAGGTGCTTGGCGCTGCCCCACGCGGCGGGCAGGCCGTCACGATGAGCTTTGGTGTGAGCGCATCTCGATACGGCGACATCTTCGATTACGACAAGATCTTCGAGCACGCCGACGCGGCGCTCTATCTCGCCAAGAACAGTGGCCGCGACCAGGTTCGCGTTGCCGACGATGAGAAGAGCGTGGCCGGTGCCGGCGGCGGATTTGCGCGCCACGCTTCGCGCGCAAGCTGA